From the genome of Eucalyptus grandis isolate ANBG69807.140 chromosome 2, ASM1654582v1, whole genome shotgun sequence, one region includes:
- the LOC104433593 gene encoding pentatricopeptide repeat-containing protein At1g59720, chloroplastic/mitochondrial, whose product MAFAISPQPPPSSLAVPTKPDRADDPHHHHLRLLQLVNDCSDISHLKQIHARALRTAAATAHDPQAHFLHSRILHASSSLSIDYARRVFRQVENPNAFMWNALIRACAQSGDRKEETVSLLRGMLEDGSVSPDQYTFPFALKACAYLFALSEGKQVHAQVLKRGLGPDVYVNNSLVHFYASCGVLEDAKKVFEKMPERTAVSWNAVIDALVRFGEFSAAMGLFHEMQKLFEPDGYTMQSILSACAGLGSLSLGMWAHAYILRKCDKDVVDDILVKSSLVDMYCRCGSLGMAEQIFRRMEKHNVNSWNSMILGFAMHGQAETALDYFAQMVMEEGLMPNSVTFVGVLSACNHKGMVDEGRSNFDKMINEYSIEPQLEHYGCLVDLLARAGLIDEALDLVSTMPFKPDPVIWRSILDACCKTNARVELSEEVAKQILASGGDSCSGVYVLLSKVYASASRWDDVALIRKLMTDRGVTKEPGCSLVEIYGVSHEFFAGDITHPQTEDIYQALKEVEEKLESAGYVPDVSQASMINDEHSEEKEQSLRLHSERLAIAFGLLNRKQGTPIRVFKNLRVCNDCHKVTKLISKIYNVEIIVRDRTRFHHFKHGCCSCMDYW is encoded by the coding sequence ATGGCTTTCGCAATCTCGCCTCAGCCCCCTCCGAGCTCTCTCGCCGTCCCGACCAAACCCGATCGCGCCGACGACCCTCATCACCATCACCTTCGTCTTCTTCAGCTGGTGAACGACTGCTCGGACATATCCCATCTCAAGCAAATCCACGCTCGAGCCCTGCGCACCGCGGCGGCAACGGCCCACGACCCGCAGGCCCACTTCCTCCACAGCAGAATCCTCCACGCCTCGTCCTCGCTGAGCATCGACTACGCTCGCCGGGTGTTCCGGCAAGTCGAGAACCCGAACGCGTTCATGTGGAACGCTCTCATACGGGCCTGCGCGCAGAGCGGCGACCGCAAGGAGGAGACCGTATCGCTGCTGCGCGGGATGTTGGAGGACGGGAGTGTTTCTCCGGATCAGTACACGTTCCCGTTCGCTCTCAAGGCGTGCGCGTATCTGTTCGCTCTGTCGGAAGGGAAACAGGTGCATGCCCAGGTTTTGAAACGTGGTTTGGGGCCGGATGTTTATGTCAACAACAGTTTGGTCCATTTTTATGCATCCTGCGGGGTGTTGGAGGATGCGAAGAAGGTGTTCGAGAAAATGCCTGAGAGGACTGCGGTTTCGTGGAATGCCGTGATCGATGCCTTGGTTCGGTTTGGTGAGTTCAGTGCTGCGATGGGACTGTTCCATGAGATGCAGAAGTTGTTTGAGCCGGATGGGTACACCATGCAGAGCATTTTGAGTGCTTGTGCTGGTCTGGGTTCTTTGTCTCTAGGGATGTGGGCTCATGCTTACAtattgaggaagtgtgataagGATGTGGTTGATGATATTCTCGTCAAATCTTCATTGGTGGACATGTATTGCAGGTGCGGCTCATTGGGGATGGCTGAGCAGATATTTCGGAGGATGGAGAAGCACAACGTGAATTCTTGGAATTCCATGATTTTAGGATTTGCTATGCATGGGCAGGCCGAAACAGCGTTGGATTACTTTGCCCAGATGGTTATGGAAGAAGGATTAATGCCGAATTCTGTAACGTTTGTTGGTGTTCTGAGTGCTTGTAATCACAAAGGAATGGTTGATGAAGGCCGTAGCAACTTTGATAAGATGATAAATGAGTATAGTATTGAACCACAATTAGAGCACTATGGATGCTTGGTTGATCTTCTAGCTCGTGCTGGGCTTATTGATGAGGCACTAGATCTTGTGTCTACTATGCCATTTAAGCCGGACCCCGTAATATGGAGGAGTATTCTGGATGCGTGTTGTAAGACAAATGCAAGAGTTGAGCTGAGCGAAGAAGTGGCTAAGCAGATCCTCGCATCTGGAGGGGATTCTTGTAGTGGTGTTTATGTGCTTTTATCTAAGGTTTATGCATCGGCTAGCAGGTGGGACGATGTTGCattgattagaaaattaatGACTGATAGAGGTGTAACAAAAGAGCCAGGGTGCAGTTTAGTGGAAATATATGGTGTGTCCCATGAGTTTTTTGCTGGGGACATAACGCATCCTCAAACTGAAGATATATACCAAGCCTTGAAGGAAGTAGAAGAGAAATTAGAGTCAGCCGGCTATGTACCCGATGTCTCACAAGCATCTATGATCAATGATGAGCATAGTGAGGAGAAGGAGCAGTCTCTCAGGTTGCATAGCGAGAGACTTGCCATTGCATTTGGATTATTAAACAGGAAACAGGGCACTCCTATTCGCGTGTTTAAAAATCTTCGAGTCTGCAATGACTGTCACAAGGTCACGAAATTAATCTCCAAGATTTATAATGTGGAGATTATTGTGAGAGACCGTACTCGATTTCATCACTTCAAGCATGGCTGCTGTTCTTGCATGGACTATTGGTGA
- the LOC104435645 gene encoding LEAF RUST 10 DISEASE-RESISTANCE LOCUS RECEPTOR-LIKE PROTEIN KINASE-like 1.5, with protein MGLIFALTCLLLLFSVIVAIFRSRRFGASSSSEEDPTVVFLRRHRSASLLPPVFTYEELEESTDRFDPRRKIGDGGFGSVFLGRLRDGRTVAVKHLHKHHNAAAAARAFSTKLFCNEILILSSIDHPNLVKLHGYCSDPRGLLLVYDYVPNGTLADHLHGSKSSRRKGSLTWPVRLDMALQIATAIEYLHFSVTPPIVHRDVTSSNIFVEKDMRIKVGDFGLSRLLVFDRTGNPSSTTGSEYIWTGPQGTPGYLDPDYHRSFRLTDKSDVYSFGVVLLELVSGMKAVDQERAKAEVGLADLVVSRIQTGMLHQVVDPAMAVGGGGEAAMEEGVSAVAELAFRCVAADKDDRPDAREVVAELRRIRGRVRGGAARGGPALNVAAAVVPANVARE; from the coding sequence ATGGGGCTCATCTTCGCCTTGACGTGCCTGCTGCTTCTCTTTTCGGTGATCGTCGCGATCTTTCGGTCGAGGCGGTTCGGGGCCTCCTCTTCCTCGGAGGAAGATCCGACCGTCGTcttcctccgccgccaccgctCGGCGAGCCTCCTCCCGCCGGTCTTCACTTATGAGGAGCTCGAGGAATCCACAGACCGGTTCGACCCGAGACGGAAGATTGGCGACGGCGGGTTCGGGTCGGTTTTCCTGGGGAGGCTACGAGACGGGCGGACCGTCGCCGTCAAGCACCTGCACAAGCATCACaatgcggcggcggcggcgcgcgcGTTCTCCACCAAGTTGTTCTGCAACGAGATCTTGATACTGTCGTCCATCGACCATCCGAATCTCGTCAAGCTCCACGGGTACTGCTCCGACCCGAGAGGACTCCTCTTGGTCTACGACTATGTCCCCAACGGGACTCTCGCCGACCACCTCCACGGTTCCAAGAGCTCGCGAAGGAAAGGCTCGCTGACgtggccggtgaggcttgaCATGGCGCTGCAGATCGCCACGGCCATCGAGTACCTGCACTTCTCGGTGACTCCGCCGATCGTGCACAGAGACGTAACGTCGTCGAACATTTTCGTCGAGAAGGACATGAGGATCAAAGTCGGTGACTTTGGGCTCTCGAGGCTGTTGGTGTTCGACAGGACGGGGAACCCATCATCGACGACCGGTTCGGAGTACATATGGACCGGTCCTCAGGGGACGCCGGGCTACTTGGATCCGGACTACCACCGGTCGTTCCGGCTGACGGACAAGAGCGACGTGTATAGCTTCGGGGTGGTGCTGCTGGAGCTGGTGTCGGGGATGAAGGCGGTGGATCAGGAGAGGGCCAAGGCGGAGGTGGGGCTGGCCGACCTGGTGGTGTCGCGGATACAGACGGGGATGCTCCACCAGGTGGTGGATCCCGCGATGGcggttggcggcggcggcgaggcggcgATGGAGGAGGGTGTCTCCGCGGTGGCCGAGCTGGCATTCCGGTGCGTCGCCGCGGACAAGGACGACCGGCCCGACGCGCGGGAGGTGGTGGCGGAGCTCAGGCGTATCCGGGGGCGCGTGCGCGGCGGGGCGGCGCGGGGTGGGCCCGCTTTAAATGTCGCAGCGGCGGTGGTCCCTGCGAACGTGGCAAGGGAGTGA
- the LOC104433594 gene encoding uncharacterized protein LOC104433594: MDFFTKTMAVKLRSHLGKYLIPGASIGEPVRQKRGAERSRASTWVVERVEGRSHVVRLRSCHGGYLAATEEPFLMGMTGNKVAVAPPVGVGELDQWNTEWEPVRNGFQVQLKSWCGKYLRANGGTPPWRNSVTHDEPYTGSTKKWILWDVEAEGEAELASEEGGLEKYLTSMSSLSSVAEDALSVFAENGGSPRRSDLSNLSYEHDQLSSHHSSNKHRSGMDFFRQAKAVRLRSHHHKYLYANEDEESVSQDRKGSSNKAKWTVEFVNTSGYGNDCLFIRLKSCYGRYLTASNKPFMLGISGCKVLQMQTGRLDSSVEWEPIREGNRIKLRTRYGNFLKANKGLPPMRDSVTHDIPQRTSTQDWILWEVDIVEIEVDSPSASDQPSRAQPVDRNMDISMASQNSFSSSVSETSGNLSRQESSDSLVAPPPPPAASPSPPRVTEGRIVYYHIADENGEVVGEDMEGYCLNKFKGNTVEELSRKLSEETGIDSLTVCSHNPLNGKLFPLRLRLPPNIIMNVVVVPSFSSDFTDQGIL, encoded by the exons ATGGATTTCTTCACCAAAACGATGGCGGTCAAGCTCCGGAGCCACCTCGGCAAGTACCTCATCCCCGGCGCCAGCATCGGCGAGCCCGTCCGGCAGAAACGCGGCGCCGAGCGCTCGCGGGCCTCGACGTGGGTGGTCGAGCGGGTGGAGGGGAGAAGCCACGTCGTCCGCCTCAGGAGCTGCCACGGCGGGTACCTGGCCGCCACCGAGGAGCCGTTCCTGATGGGGATGACGGGGAACAAGGTGGCGGTCGCGCCGCCGGTGGGCGTCGGCGAGCTCGACCAATGGAACACGGAGTGGGAGCCGGTCAGGAACGGGTTTCAGGTGCAGCTGAAGTCGTGGTGCGGGAAGTACCTGAGGGCCAACGGCGGGACCCCGCCGTGGAGGAACAGCGTGACGCACGACGAGCCGTACACGGGGAGCACGAAAAAGTGGATACTGTGGGACGTGGAGGCGGAGGGGGAGGCGGAGTTGGCGTCGGAGGAAGGGGGGCTGGAGAAGTACCTGACGTCCATGTCGAGCCTGTCGTCGGTGGCGGAGGACGCGCTGAGCGTTTTCGCGGAGAACGGCGGGTCGCCCAGAAGGTCTGACCTATCGAACTTGTCCTACGAGCACGATCAG CTCTCATCACACCACAGCTCCAACAAGCACCGCTCCGGAATGGACTTCTTCCGCCAGGCCAAGGCGGTCCGCCTCCGGAGCCACCACCACAAGTACCTCTACGCCAACGAGGACGAGGAGTCTGTCTCACAGGACCGGAAGGGATCCTCCAACAAAGCCAAGTGGACCGTCGAGTTTGTGAACACTTCCGGCTACGGGAACGACTGCCTTTTTATCAGGCTCAAGAGCTGCTACGGACGCTACCTCACCGCGTCCAACAAGCCCTTCATGCTCGGCATCTCCGGCTGCAAGGTCCTGCAGATGCAGACCGGGCGGCTCGACTCGTCGGTCGAGTGGGAGCCGATCCGAGAGGGGAACCGGATCAAGCTCCGGACGCGGTACGGGAATTTCCTGAAGGCTAATAAGGGCTTGCCGCCGATGAGGGATTCGGTGACGCACGATATCCCCCAGAGGACCTCAACGCAGGATTGGATACTCTGGGAAGTCGACATCGTGGAGATCGAGGTTGATTCTCCAAGCGCTAGCGATCAGCCGAGTCGAGCACAGCCTGTCGACCGCAATATGGATATATCGATGGCGTCACAGAACAGCTTCTCTTCTTCAGTTTCGGAGACTTCTGGGAACCTTTCCAGGCAAGAG TCGAGCGATTCATTAGTGGCTCCGCCGCCTCCACCAGCTGCATCGCCATCCCCACCCCGTGTGACTGAGGGCAGGATTGTATACTACCACATAGCCGATGAGAACGGTGAAGTGGTGGGAGAGGACATGGAAGGCTACTGCCTCAATAAGTTCAAGGGGAATACCGTCGAGGAGCTGAGTCGCAAACTGTCGGAAGAGACTGGAATCGACAGCCTCACCGTGTGTTCTCACAATCCATTGAATGGGAAGCTCTTCCCTCTTCGCCTTCGCCTTCCTCCTAACATCATCATGAACGTTGTCGTTGTCCCGTCGTTCTCATCAG ACTTCACAGATCAAGGAATCCTATAG